Within the Rhodoligotrophos appendicifer genome, the region GATCGCTGCGGCCACCCCCGCAAGCAGCGGGCCCCACCCACCGACAAAGTCGGCGAACGGCTGCATGCGCTTCGCGACATCCTGCACCACGGTCGCTATTCTCGGAACCGCATCGGCAATCGCCGTGAACGCGCGGGTGAGCGCACCGCCTAGCCTGTCAGCCCACTTCTGCAGGCTGCCATTGTCAGCCATCCGGTTCACCGCGGCCAGCAACCCCTCAAGCTTGCCCCGGAGGAAGTCGAACAGGCCGGCATCCATGGTCATATTGGTGAAACGCGACCACTGGTCGGACATGTTGGAGATCATCCCCTTCCAGGTCCGGGACTGCTTATCCATGGCGCCGGCGTATTTCGGGTTCAGGATCGCTGAGAGCACGGCAAGGATCTGTTCACGACTGCTCGCCTTGGCGGAGGCCGTCATGGTTTTGCCGTTCTGCATGTACTCGTAAGTGATCTTGTCGCCCGATTTGGTCGCGCGAATC harbors:
- a CDS encoding tape measure protein produces the protein MGYLFKNQFVDTAAEFETFRTVLETIEGSSAAASKSMAWISDFAAKTPYELAQVTDAFVKLRAYGMDPTDGLLTTLGDTASAMGKPLMSAVEAIADAMTGENERLKEFGIRATKSGDKITYEYMQNGKTMTASAKASSREQILAVLSAILNPKYAGAMDKQSRTWKGMISNMSDQWSRFTNMTMDAGLFDFLRGKLEGLLAAVNRMADNGSLQKWADRLGGALTRAFTAIADAVPRIATVVQDVAKRMQPFADFVGGWGPLLAGVAAAIVGGPILAALATLTGAVITLGAALLATPVGWVIGAVAIIAGA